From Candoia aspera isolate rCanAsp1 chromosome 4, rCanAsp1.hap2, whole genome shotgun sequence, a single genomic window includes:
- the MAZ gene encoding myc-associated zinc finger protein isoform X3 — translation MDPSNWSSFIFQQSHTQNPLQVGTEIQSRFFAAQGCSQSPFQTATTTAPPQQTATPAESLQVDLLPVLAAAQETAAAAAVVAAATASAPAASTVDTAALKQQQPSASEGGSGQVVPSTQTTQAPTPQAAPATPQAAEAQKKQKSKGPYICSLCAKEFKNGYNLRRHEAIHTGAKASRAGPTTMKMPTMVPLSLLSVSAIGGTAPATPAPAEGAGNTAGSGAGLVTTTASGKRIRKNHACEMCGKAFRDVYHLNRHKLSHSDEKPYQCPVCQQRFKRKDRMSYHVRSHDGAVHKPYICSHCGKSFSRPDHLNSHVRQVHSTERPFKCETCEAAFATKDRLRAHTVRHEEKVPCHVCGKMLSAAYITDHMKVHSQGPNHVCELCNKGFTTAAYLRVHAVKDHGLAAPRLERFLCKLCGVHCKTPAQLNGHLQTHAGEGAAATEGQPLR, via the exons ACTGCCACCACAACTGCTCCTCCCCAACAGACAGCCACCCCTGCTGAGTCCCTCCAAGTGGACCTCCTGCCTGTTTTGGCTGCAGCACAGGaaacagcagctgctgctgctgtggttgctgctgccaCTGCTTCTGCACCAGCTGCCTCCACAGTAGATACAGctgccttgaaacagcagcaACCTTCTGCCTCTGAAGGTGGGAGTGGGCAGGTAGTACCATCCACTCAAACCACACAAGCCCCTACCCCACAGGCAGCTCCTGCCACCCCACAGGCAGCTGAGGCCCAGAAGAAACAGAAGAGTAAAGGGCCCTACATCTGCTCCCTATGTGCTAAAGAATTCAAGAATGGCTACAACCTGCGGCGCCATGAAGCTATACATACAGGAGCAAAAGCTTCTCGCGCTGGACCCACAACCATGAAGATGCCCACTATGGTTCCCCTCAGCTTGCTTAGTGTCTCTGCCATCGGTGGTACAGCCCCAGCAACACCTGCCCCTGCTGAGGGTGCTGGAAACACAGCAGGGTCAGGTGCAGGCCTAGTGACCACTACAGCATCAGGCAAACGTATCCGGAAGAATCATGCTTGTGAGATGTGTGGGAAAGCCTTCCGGGATGTCTACCATCTCAATCGGCATAAGTTGTCGCATTCAGATGAGAAGCCCTACCAATGTCCTGTCTGCCAGCAACGGTTCAAGCGGAAGGACCGCATGAGCTATCATGTCCGTTCACATGATGGTGCTGTGCACAAGCCGTACATCTGCAGCCACTGTGGGAAGAGTTTCTCTCG GCCGGACCATTTGAACAGCCATGTACGACAAGTCCACTCAACAGAGAGACCCTTCAAATGTGag ACTTGTGAAGCAGCTTTTGCCACTAAGGATCGACTACGTGCTCACACAGTCCGTCATGAGGAAAAGGTGCCATGTCATGTGTGTGGAAAGATGCTGAGTGCTGCCTATATAACGGACCACATGAAAGTACACAGCCAAGGGCCGAATCACGTCTGTGAACTGTGCAACAAAG GGTTCACCACAGCGGCCTACCTCAGGGTCCACGCGGTCAAGGACCATGGACTAGCCGCCCCGCGGCTGGAGCGTTTCCTTTGCAAGCTGTGTGGCGTGCACTGCAAGACCCCAGCTCAGCTCAACGGGCATCTGCAGACGCACGCAGGAGAAGGGGCCGCGGCCACTGAGGGCCAACCGCTGCGGTGA
- the MAZ gene encoding myc-associated zinc finger protein isoform X5 yields MDPSNWSSFIFQSHTQNPLQVGTEIQSRFFAAQGCSQSPFQTATTTAPPQQTATPAESLQVDLLPVLAAAQETAAAAAVVAAATASAPAASTVDTAALKQQQPSASEGGSGQVVPSTQTTQAPTPQAAPATPQAAEAQKKQKSKGPYICSLCAKEFKNGYNLRRHEAIHTGAKASRAGPTTMKMPTMVPLSLLSVSAIGGTAPATPAPAEGAGNTAGSGAGLVTTTASGKRIRKNHACEMCGKAFRDVYHLNRHKLSHSDEKPYQCPVCQQRFKRKDRMSYHVRSHDGAVHKPYICSHCGKSFSRPDHLNSHVRQVHSTERPFKCETCEAAFATKDRLRAHTVRHEEKVPCHVCGKMLSAAYITDHMKVHSQGPNHVCELCNKGTGEVCPLAAAVSAPPPAAVTVLPMEGASVVSQALPTQPW; encoded by the exons ACTGCCACCACAACTGCTCCTCCCCAACAGACAGCCACCCCTGCTGAGTCCCTCCAAGTGGACCTCCTGCCTGTTTTGGCTGCAGCACAGGaaacagcagctgctgctgctgtggttgctgctgccaCTGCTTCTGCACCAGCTGCCTCCACAGTAGATACAGctgccttgaaacagcagcaACCTTCTGCCTCTGAAGGTGGGAGTGGGCAGGTAGTACCATCCACTCAAACCACACAAGCCCCTACCCCACAGGCAGCTCCTGCCACCCCACAGGCAGCTGAGGCCCAGAAGAAACAGAAGAGTAAAGGGCCCTACATCTGCTCCCTATGTGCTAAAGAATTCAAGAATGGCTACAACCTGCGGCGCCATGAAGCTATACATACAGGAGCAAAAGCTTCTCGCGCTGGACCCACAACCATGAAGATGCCCACTATGGTTCCCCTCAGCTTGCTTAGTGTCTCTGCCATCGGTGGTACAGCCCCAGCAACACCTGCCCCTGCTGAGGGTGCTGGAAACACAGCAGGGTCAGGTGCAGGCCTAGTGACCACTACAGCATCAGGCAAACGTATCCGGAAGAATCATGCTTGTGAGATGTGTGGGAAAGCCTTCCGGGATGTCTACCATCTCAATCGGCATAAGTTGTCGCATTCAGATGAGAAGCCCTACCAATGTCCTGTCTGCCAGCAACGGTTCAAGCGGAAGGACCGCATGAGCTATCATGTCCGTTCACATGATGGTGCTGTGCACAAGCCGTACATCTGCAGCCACTGTGGGAAGAGTTTCTCTCG GCCGGACCATTTGAACAGCCATGTACGACAAGTCCACTCAACAGAGAGACCCTTCAAATGTGag ACTTGTGAAGCAGCTTTTGCCACTAAGGATCGACTACGTGCTCACACAGTCCGTCATGAGGAAAAGGTGCCATGTCATGTGTGTGGAAAGATGCTGAGTGCTGCCTATATAACGGACCACATGAAAGTACACAGCCAAGGGCCGAATCACGTCTGTGAACTGTGCAACAAAG GTACGGGTGAGGTCTGCCCCCTCGCTGCAGCCGTCTCGGCTCCACCTCCTGCCGCCGTCACGGTGCTGCCCATGGAGGGAGCTTCGGTTGTGAGCCAAGCCCTCCCCACACAGCCCTGGTGA
- the MAZ gene encoding myc-associated zinc finger protein isoform X4, whose translation MDPSNWSSFIFQSHTQNPLQVGTEIQSRFFAAQGCSQSPFQTATTTAPPQQTATPAESLQVDLLPVLAAAQETAAAAAVVAAATASAPAASTVDTAALKQQQPSASEGGSGQVVPSTQTTQAPTPQAAPATPQAAEAQKKQKSKGPYICSLCAKEFKNGYNLRRHEAIHTGAKASRAGPTTMKMPTMVPLSLLSVSAIGGTAPATPAPAEGAGNTAGSGAGLVTTTASGKRIRKNHACEMCGKAFRDVYHLNRHKLSHSDEKPYQCPVCQQRFKRKDRMSYHVRSHDGAVHKPYICSHCGKSFSRPDHLNSHVRQVHSTERPFKCETCEAAFATKDRLRAHTVRHEEKVPCHVCGKMLSAAYITDHMKVHSQGPNHVCELCNKGFTTAAYLRVHAVKDHGLAAPRLERFLCKLCGVHCKTPAQLNGHLQTHAGEGAAATEGQPLR comes from the exons ACTGCCACCACAACTGCTCCTCCCCAACAGACAGCCACCCCTGCTGAGTCCCTCCAAGTGGACCTCCTGCCTGTTTTGGCTGCAGCACAGGaaacagcagctgctgctgctgtggttgctgctgccaCTGCTTCTGCACCAGCTGCCTCCACAGTAGATACAGctgccttgaaacagcagcaACCTTCTGCCTCTGAAGGTGGGAGTGGGCAGGTAGTACCATCCACTCAAACCACACAAGCCCCTACCCCACAGGCAGCTCCTGCCACCCCACAGGCAGCTGAGGCCCAGAAGAAACAGAAGAGTAAAGGGCCCTACATCTGCTCCCTATGTGCTAAAGAATTCAAGAATGGCTACAACCTGCGGCGCCATGAAGCTATACATACAGGAGCAAAAGCTTCTCGCGCTGGACCCACAACCATGAAGATGCCCACTATGGTTCCCCTCAGCTTGCTTAGTGTCTCTGCCATCGGTGGTACAGCCCCAGCAACACCTGCCCCTGCTGAGGGTGCTGGAAACACAGCAGGGTCAGGTGCAGGCCTAGTGACCACTACAGCATCAGGCAAACGTATCCGGAAGAATCATGCTTGTGAGATGTGTGGGAAAGCCTTCCGGGATGTCTACCATCTCAATCGGCATAAGTTGTCGCATTCAGATGAGAAGCCCTACCAATGTCCTGTCTGCCAGCAACGGTTCAAGCGGAAGGACCGCATGAGCTATCATGTCCGTTCACATGATGGTGCTGTGCACAAGCCGTACATCTGCAGCCACTGTGGGAAGAGTTTCTCTCG GCCGGACCATTTGAACAGCCATGTACGACAAGTCCACTCAACAGAGAGACCCTTCAAATGTGag ACTTGTGAAGCAGCTTTTGCCACTAAGGATCGACTACGTGCTCACACAGTCCGTCATGAGGAAAAGGTGCCATGTCATGTGTGTGGAAAGATGCTGAGTGCTGCCTATATAACGGACCACATGAAAGTACACAGCCAAGGGCCGAATCACGTCTGTGAACTGTGCAACAAAG GGTTCACCACAGCGGCCTACCTCAGGGTCCACGCGGTCAAGGACCATGGACTAGCCGCCCCGCGGCTGGAGCGTTTCCTTTGCAAGCTGTGTGGCGTGCACTGCAAGACCCCAGCTCAGCTCAACGGGCATCTGCAGACGCACGCAGGAGAAGGGGCCGCGGCCACTGAGGGCCAACCGCTGCGGTGA